A genomic window from Paenibacillus thermoaerophilus includes:
- a CDS encoding ABC transporter permease, translated as MNTSVTQTAARPEARPRANRSLWARLNKNKLMYLMILPGLIYFLIFKYLPMWGLVIAFQNYQPFLGIRGSEWVGFEHFERLFNEPTFWMLFRNTITLFILNLVFYFPVPIILALMLNEVRVKFFQRTVQTLIYIPHFMSWAIIVSLTYVMFTTQGGLINEWLASMGFQKISFLTEEAWFRPLYVMQVIWREAGWGTIIYLAAIAAVDVQLYEAARMDGAGRFRQLWHVTLPAIRSTIIVLLILKVGDILELGFDHIFLMLNGANREVAEIFDTYVYTAGLRQGQFSYSAAVGFFKAAVGLVMIVFANKLAKRYGEEGIY; from the coding sequence ATGAACACCTCGGTTACGCAGACGGCCGCGCGGCCGGAAGCGCGCCCACGGGCGAACCGTTCCCTCTGGGCCCGGCTGAACAAAAACAAGCTGATGTATCTCATGATTCTGCCGGGGCTGATTTATTTCCTCATCTTCAAATACTTGCCGATGTGGGGGCTCGTCATCGCATTCCAAAATTACCAGCCGTTCCTCGGCATTCGCGGCAGCGAGTGGGTCGGCTTCGAGCATTTCGAGCGGCTTTTCAACGAACCGACCTTCTGGATGCTGTTCCGGAATACGATCACGCTGTTTATTCTGAACCTCGTGTTTTACTTCCCGGTGCCGATTATTCTGGCGCTGATGCTCAACGAGGTGCGGGTGAAGTTTTTCCAGCGCACGGTGCAGACGCTTATTTACATCCCGCACTTCATGTCGTGGGCGATTATCGTTTCCTTGACTTACGTCATGTTCACGACGCAGGGCGGCCTGATCAACGAGTGGCTCGCGTCCATGGGCTTCCAGAAGATCAGCTTCCTGACCGAAGAAGCCTGGTTTCGCCCGCTTTATGTGATGCAGGTCATCTGGCGCGAAGCGGGATGGGGTACGATCATCTACCTCGCGGCGATCGCGGCGGTCGATGTGCAACTGTACGAAGCTGCCCGCATGGACGGCGCCGGCCGGTTCCGCCAGCTCTGGCACGTGACGCTGCCGGCGATCCGCAGCACGATTATCGTGCTTCTGATCCTGAAGGTCGGCGACATTTTGGAGCTGGGCTTCGACCACATCTTCCTGATGCTGAACGGCGCGAACCGCGAAGTCGCGGAAATTTTCGACACGTACGTTTACACGGCCGGCTTGCGGCAAGGGCAATTCAGCTATAGCGCCGCCGTCGGATTTTTCAAAGCGGCCGTCGGTCTCGTCATGATCGTCTTCGCGAACAAACTCGCCAAGCGTTACGGCGAAGAAGGCATTTATTGA
- a CDS encoding carbohydrate ABC transporter permease, with translation MVHDKTLGSRLLDVFIYSSLTLFALITFLPFVHVIAGSFATVEEMLQKNFILFPTKFSLDAYRFIFSTDTIFRALMVSIGITVVGTAVSMTLTSMMAYGLSRKDLDGRRTLMFLVVFTMMFNGGMIPTFIVVKSLGLLDTYAAMILPTAISAFNLIILRNFFQNIPDGLEESAKIDGCNDFGILFRIVLPLSMPAIATISLFYAVSYWNMFQQAVLYINDSEKWPIQVLLRQIVIVSSGLQADTSELGGDFVPPPENTIKMAVVVVATLPILLVYPFLQKHFAKGALLGSIKG, from the coding sequence ATGGTACATGACAAAACGCTCGGCAGCCGCCTGCTCGATGTGTTTATTTACAGCAGCTTGACTCTGTTTGCCCTGATTACGTTTCTGCCGTTTGTCCATGTGATCGCGGGATCGTTCGCGACCGTGGAAGAGATGCTGCAGAAGAACTTTATCCTGTTCCCGACGAAGTTTTCTCTCGACGCTTACCGGTTTATTTTCTCGACGGACACGATATTCCGGGCGCTGATGGTGTCGATCGGCATCACGGTCGTCGGAACGGCCGTCAGCATGACGCTGACCTCGATGATGGCGTACGGTCTGTCCCGCAAGGATCTGGACGGCCGCCGCACGCTGATGTTCCTCGTCGTGTTCACGATGATGTTCAACGGCGGCATGATTCCGACGTTTATCGTCGTCAAGTCGCTTGGATTGCTCGACACGTATGCGGCGATGATTCTGCCGACCGCGATCAGCGCGTTTAACCTGATCATCCTCCGCAACTTCTTCCAGAACATACCGGACGGCCTGGAGGAATCGGCAAAAATCGACGGTTGCAACGACTTCGGCATCCTGTTCCGGATCGTGCTGCCGCTGTCCATGCCGGCAATCGCCACCATTTCGCTGTTCTATGCGGTGTCCTACTGGAACATGTTCCAGCAGGCGGTGCTCTACATCAACGATTCGGAGAAGTGGCCGATTCAGGTGCTGCTGCGCCAGATCGTCATCGTCTCCAGCGGCCTGCAGGCGGACACCTCGGAGCTGGGCGGAGACTTCGTCCCGCCTCCGGAGAATACGATCAAGATGGCCGTCGTTGTTGTCGCCACGCTGCCGATATTGCTCGTCTATCCGTTCCTGCAGAAGCATTTCGCCAAGGGCGCGTTGCTCGGCTCGATCAAAGGCTGA
- a CDS encoding S-layer homology domain-containing protein, whose translation MKSAWAKRFLVTGLAVAMTAGGATSAFAKGKDKDDDRWKPAQSWQWNNDKFGHDNKFNNFGKKTINIKLEFDDVKGADVEWALRYIASLAAKGVFQGYEDGTFQPRKPISRIEAITAAVRLMGLEEQAQAKMNADLNFKDAEKVEKKYGWAVGYVQVALENDLFLETETMVEPEKPADRLWATMLLVKALKLTDEAKAKMGTKLPFRDAKDIPAGAVGYVAVAVEKGLIDGYEDNTFRPNKTVTRAELAALLDRTENEMPESKDTIKGTVTAAVYNNTLTLQKNGQTLNLNVDPNAFVFKNGVRISLDQLQPGDAVKVRHYNNLVIFIEVTGTGTLPPQAFTVSGTLLSTTLNTQGRLATITAAVHNAQTNQTTAIVYPVADNVTLVGDVSRLQAGKTVELSGVGNTVNKIVIK comes from the coding sequence GTTCGCGAAAGGAAAGGACAAGGACGACGACCGCTGGAAGCCGGCTCAATCCTGGCAATGGAACAACGACAAGTTCGGCCATGACAACAAATTCAATAACTTCGGCAAGAAAACCATCAACATCAAGCTGGAATTCGACGATGTCAAAGGCGCGGACGTGGAGTGGGCGCTCCGCTACATCGCCAGTCTGGCGGCCAAAGGCGTATTCCAAGGTTATGAAGACGGCACGTTCCAGCCTCGCAAACCGATCTCGCGCATCGAAGCGATTACCGCTGCGGTCCGCCTGATGGGTCTGGAAGAGCAAGCCCAAGCCAAAATGAACGCCGATCTGAACTTCAAGGACGCCGAGAAAGTAGAGAAAAAATACGGCTGGGCGGTTGGCTACGTCCAAGTCGCGCTGGAGAACGACCTGTTCCTGGAGACGGAAACGATGGTGGAGCCGGAGAAGCCGGCCGACCGTCTGTGGGCGACGATGCTGCTCGTTAAAGCGCTGAAGCTGACGGACGAAGCCAAAGCGAAAATGGGCACGAAGCTGCCGTTCAGAGACGCGAAGGACATTCCGGCCGGTGCAGTCGGCTACGTAGCCGTAGCGGTGGAGAAAGGTCTGATCGACGGTTACGAGGACAACACGTTCCGCCCGAACAAAACCGTTACCCGTGCCGAACTGGCCGCTCTGCTGGACCGGACGGAAAATGAAATGCCGGAATCGAAAGATACGATCAAAGGCACAGTAACCGCAGCCGTGTACAATAACACGCTGACGCTGCAGAAAAACGGCCAGACGCTGAATCTGAACGTCGATCCGAACGCGTTCGTGTTCAAAAACGGCGTGCGCATCTCGCTGGATCAACTGCAGCCGGGCGACGCTGTGAAAGTCCGCCATTACAACAATCTTGTCATTTTCATCGAAGTGACCGGCACCGGCACGCTGCCGCCGCAAGCGTTCACCGTCAGCGGCACGCTGCTGTCGACCACGTTGAACACGCAAGGCCGTCTTGCGACGATTACGGCTGCCGTCCACAACGCGCAGACGAATCAAACCACCGCGATCGTATATCCCGTAGCCGATAACGTCACGCTGGTGGGCGACGTTTCCCGGTTGCAAGCGGGCAAAACGGTTGAATTGTCCGGAGTCGGCAACACGGTCAACAAAATTGTGATCAAGTAA